The proteins below come from a single Comamonas antarctica genomic window:
- the glnE gene encoding bifunctional [glutamate--ammonia ligase]-adenylyl-L-tyrosine phosphorylase/[glutamate--ammonia-ligase] adenylyltransferase: MQTVDYSPSELAPEAVERLAHSRFYQRLHRRYAGELALFPVGVPSRAGMEQALDALLAQGMDLSAGLRVLRQLVMERLIQLDCAQHAPLAVVTQAVTQLAEVALDRACCQVRHELDGRHGTPTGPEGQAVPLWIVGMGKFGARELNVSSDIDLIYVYEHEGETAGQPDGRGRISNHEYFARAVKGIYALIGEVTEHGFVFRVDLALRPNGNSGPPAVSLAALEDYLQTQGREWERFAWLKSRVVAPRDTVRSPEVQALRAVVLPFVFRRYLDYSVFDALRSLHRQIREHAAKRSAGHPGRANDVKLSRGGIREIEFTVQLLQVVRGGQFPELRCRPTLEALQRLSRAGLMSAETAEALAQAYTFLRQVEHRIQYLDDQQTHVLPTRDDDLLWIAQTMGYPDCSRFLHQLDAHRELVAEEFDTLLGGNAPPQCSNGHCNGPRALTVASPQEVDDLIAQLPPRLSARVAEWRDHPRVTSLRDETRARLFRLVQRTAQWVADGSVGEEAGVRLINWLEPLLRRESYLALLLERPAVHERLLHLLGAARWPARYLLQHPGVIDELASDAILNDRFVAADFERELALRLASLKTTGEDDDETLLNLLRRAHHAEIFRTLTRDIENRITVEQVADDLSALADSVLRVTVQWCWERLKGRHREHPQFGIIGYGKLGGKELGYGSDLDIVFVFDDDDERAPEVYAALVRKLINWLTVKTGEGDLFEIDTALRPNGNSGLLVTSFDAYAKYQQQRGSNTAWTWEHQAMTRARFVLGSDALREKFDAVREAVISAPRNSEMLRAEIVAMRARLRAAHPARGELFDVKHSPGGMVDVEFAVQYLVLLCSGEHPQLRGNVGNIALLRHAEQAGLLPEGVGRAAADAYRALRRIQHNARLDEASGKIDPQTAAPLRDAVLTLWRAVFGVPGTAEPSPTPGLSAHI; encoded by the coding sequence GGGTATGGACCTGTCCGCCGGGCTGCGCGTGCTGCGCCAGCTGGTCATGGAGCGGCTGATCCAGCTCGACTGCGCCCAGCACGCGCCGCTGGCCGTGGTCACGCAGGCCGTGACCCAGCTGGCCGAGGTGGCGCTGGACCGGGCTTGCTGCCAGGTGCGCCACGAGCTCGACGGCCGCCATGGCACACCCACCGGCCCCGAAGGCCAGGCGGTGCCGCTGTGGATCGTCGGCATGGGCAAGTTCGGCGCGCGCGAGCTCAACGTGTCCAGCGACATCGACCTGATCTACGTCTACGAGCACGAAGGCGAGACCGCGGGCCAGCCTGACGGCCGCGGGCGCATCTCCAACCATGAATATTTCGCGCGCGCGGTCAAGGGCATCTACGCGTTGATCGGCGAGGTGACCGAGCACGGCTTCGTGTTCCGCGTCGACCTGGCGCTGCGCCCGAACGGCAACTCCGGGCCGCCGGCGGTGTCGCTGGCCGCGCTCGAGGATTACCTGCAGACCCAGGGCCGCGAGTGGGAGCGCTTTGCCTGGCTCAAGAGCCGCGTGGTGGCGCCGCGCGACACCGTGCGCTCGCCCGAGGTCCAGGCGCTGCGCGCCGTGGTCCTGCCCTTCGTGTTCCGCCGCTACCTCGACTACAGCGTGTTCGACGCGCTGCGCTCGCTGCATCGCCAGATCCGCGAGCACGCGGCCAAGCGCAGCGCCGGCCATCCGGGCCGCGCCAACGACGTCAAGCTGTCGCGCGGCGGCATCCGCGAGATCGAATTCACCGTGCAGTTGCTGCAGGTGGTGCGCGGCGGGCAGTTTCCCGAACTGCGCTGCCGGCCCACGCTCGAAGCGTTGCAGCGGCTGTCGCGTGCCGGCCTGATGTCGGCGGAAACCGCCGAAGCGCTGGCCCAGGCCTACACCTTCCTGCGCCAGGTCGAGCACCGCATCCAGTACCTCGACGACCAGCAGACCCATGTGCTGCCCACGCGCGACGACGACCTGCTGTGGATTGCGCAGACCATGGGCTACCCCGACTGCAGCCGCTTCCTGCACCAGCTCGATGCGCACCGCGAACTCGTTGCCGAGGAGTTCGACACCCTGCTCGGCGGCAATGCGCCCCCGCAGTGCAGCAACGGCCACTGCAACGGCCCGCGCGCGCTCACCGTGGCTTCGCCCCAGGAAGTCGACGACCTGATCGCGCAGCTGCCGCCGCGGCTGTCGGCCCGCGTGGCCGAGTGGCGCGACCATCCGCGCGTCACCAGCCTGCGCGATGAAACCCGCGCGCGGCTGTTCCGCCTGGTGCAGCGCACCGCGCAGTGGGTGGCCGACGGCAGCGTCGGCGAAGAGGCCGGCGTGCGCCTGATCAACTGGCTCGAACCGCTGCTGCGCCGCGAAAGCTATCTCGCGCTGCTGCTCGAGCGCCCCGCGGTGCATGAACGCCTGCTGCACCTGCTGGGCGCGGCGCGCTGGCCCGCGCGCTACCTGCTGCAGCACCCGGGCGTGATCGACGAACTGGCCAGCGATGCCATCCTGAACGACCGCTTCGTTGCCGCCGACTTCGAGCGCGAACTGGCGCTGCGCCTGGCCTCGCTGAAGACCACGGGCGAGGACGACGACGAAACCCTGCTGAACCTGCTGCGCCGCGCCCACCATGCGGAAATCTTCCGCACGCTGACGCGCGACATCGAGAACCGCATCACCGTCGAGCAGGTGGCCGACGACCTGAGCGCGCTGGCCGACAGCGTGCTGCGCGTCACCGTGCAGTGGTGCTGGGAGCGGCTCAAGGGCCGCCACCGCGAGCATCCGCAGTTCGGCATCATCGGCTACGGCAAGCTCGGCGGCAAGGAACTGGGCTACGGCAGCGACCTCGACATCGTCTTCGTGTTCGACGACGACGACGAGCGCGCGCCCGAGGTCTATGCGGCATTGGTTCGCAAGCTGATCAACTGGCTCACCGTGAAGACCGGCGAAGGCGACCTGTTCGAGATCGACACCGCGCTGCGTCCCAACGGCAACTCGGGCCTGCTGGTCACCAGTTTCGATGCCTATGCCAAATACCAGCAGCAGCGCGGCAGCAACACCGCCTGGACCTGGGAGCACCAGGCCATGACGCGCGCGCGCTTCGTGCTGGGCAGCGATGCGCTGCGCGAGAAGTTCGACGCGGTGCGCGAGGCTGTGATCTCGGCGCCGCGCAACTCCGAGATGCTGCGCGCGGAAATCGTGGCCATGCGCGCGCGCCTGCGCGCCGCCCACCCGGCGCGCGGTGAACTGTTCGACGTCAAGCACAGCCCGGGCGGCATGGTCGATGTGGAGTTCGCCGTGCAGTATCTGGTGCTGCTGTGCTCGGGCGAGCATCCGCAATTGCGCGGCAACGTCGGCAATATCGCGCTGCTGCGGCATGCCGAACAGGCTGGCTTGCTGCCCGAGGGCGTGGGCCGGGCCGCGGCCGATGCCTACCGCGCGCTGCGTCGCATCCAGCACAACGCGCGTTTGGACGAGGCCAGCGGCAAGATCGATCCGCAGACCGCGGCACCCCTGCGCGATGCGGTGCTGACGCTGTGGCGCGCGGTTTTCGGTGTACCCGGCACGGCCGAACCCAGCCCGACGCCGGGATTGAGCGCACATATTTGA
- a CDS encoding glutathione S-transferase family protein, protein MKLIGTTSSPYVRKVRIVMAEKKLDYQFEIDNVWAADAAASPASPLGKVPRLQIEGHESPLFDSRVIVEYLDTLSPVGKLLPPSGRERADVKTWEALADGLLDAGVLARLEATWPGRSEGERSQAWIDRQMGKVDASLQAMAKALGDKPFCCGIHMSLADIATGCALGWLEFRFPELSWRDDHPNLARLADKLAQRPSFKDTLPA, encoded by the coding sequence ATGAAATTGATCGGTACCACCAGCAGTCCCTACGTGCGCAAGGTGCGCATCGTCATGGCGGAAAAAAAGCTCGACTACCAGTTCGAGATCGACAACGTGTGGGCCGCCGATGCCGCCGCCAGCCCGGCCAGTCCGCTGGGCAAGGTGCCGCGGCTGCAGATCGAAGGCCATGAGTCGCCGCTGTTCGACTCGCGCGTGATCGTCGAATACCTCGACACCCTGTCGCCCGTGGGCAAGCTGCTGCCGCCGAGCGGCCGCGAGCGCGCCGACGTCAAGACCTGGGAAGCGCTGGCGGACGGCCTGCTCGATGCCGGCGTGCTCGCGCGCCTCGAGGCCACCTGGCCCGGACGCAGCGAGGGCGAACGCAGCCAGGCCTGGATCGACCGGCAGATGGGCAAGGTCGACGCCAGCCTGCAAGCGATGGCCAAGGCGCTGGGCGACAAGCCGTTTTGCTGCGGTATCCACATGTCGCTGGCGGATATCGCCACCGGCTGCGCGCTGGGCTGGCTGGAATTCCGCTTTCCCGAGCTGAGCTGGCGCGACGACCACCCCAATCTCGCGCGCCTGGCCGACAAGCTGGCGCAACGCCCCAGCTTCAAGGACACTCTGCCGGCCTGA
- the purB gene encoding adenylosuccinate lyase translates to MSLSHISALSPLDGRYAAKLSALRPIMSEQGYMHRRVQVEIAWFIALSDAGFEEFKPLSAGARAYLLGLVKNFSETDAEAIKEIEKTTNHDVKAVEYWIKSKFEARPELEKAAEFVHFACTSEDINNTSHALQLRVGRDMVVLPALDRIVLKLREMAHQYADVPMLSRTHGQTASPTTVGKEIANVVVRLQAAVERIANVKILGKMNGAVGNYNAHLSAWPEFDWEAFSKKVIESPEPNGLGLTFQPYSIQIEPHDYMAELFDAVARADTILIDLARDIWGYVSLGYFKQRLKAGEIGSSTMPHKVNPIDFENAEGNLGLANALLKHLSEKLPISRWQRDLTDSTVLRNIGVALGYATLAYTSLMTGLNKLELNEERLAEDLDNAWEVLAEPIQTVMRRYGVQGAYEKLKEVTRGKTVQAEDLHRLINGLEIPQADKDRLLAMTPGSYVGKAAELARRV, encoded by the coding sequence ATGAGCCTGTCCCACATTTCCGCCCTCTCTCCGCTCGACGGCCGTTACGCCGCGAAACTCTCCGCCCTGCGCCCGATCATGAGCGAGCAGGGGTACATGCACCGCCGCGTGCAGGTGGAGATTGCCTGGTTTATCGCGCTGTCCGACGCCGGCTTCGAAGAATTCAAGCCGCTGTCCGCGGGTGCGCGCGCCTATCTGCTGGGGCTGGTGAAGAACTTCAGCGAAACCGATGCCGAAGCCATCAAGGAAATCGAGAAGACCACCAACCACGACGTCAAGGCCGTGGAGTACTGGATCAAATCCAAGTTCGAAGCCCGTCCCGAACTCGAAAAGGCCGCTGAATTCGTGCACTTCGCCTGCACCAGCGAGGACATCAACAACACCAGCCACGCGCTGCAGCTGCGCGTCGGCCGTGACATGGTCGTGCTGCCGGCACTGGACCGCATCGTGCTCAAGCTGCGCGAAATGGCGCACCAGTACGCCGACGTGCCCATGCTCAGCCGCACCCACGGCCAGACCGCGAGCCCGACCACGGTCGGCAAGGAAATCGCCAACGTCGTCGTGCGCCTGCAGGCCGCCGTCGAGCGCATCGCCAACGTCAAGATCCTGGGCAAGATGAACGGCGCCGTGGGCAACTACAACGCCCACCTGTCGGCCTGGCCCGAATTCGACTGGGAAGCCTTCAGCAAGAAGGTCATCGAGAGCCCCGAACCCAACGGCCTGGGCCTGACCTTCCAGCCCTATTCGATCCAGATCGAGCCGCACGACTACATGGCCGAGCTGTTCGACGCCGTGGCACGCGCCGACACCATCCTGATCGACCTGGCACGCGACATCTGGGGCTACGTCTCGCTGGGCTACTTCAAGCAGCGCCTCAAAGCCGGCGAAATCGGTTCCTCGACCATGCCGCACAAGGTCAACCCCATCGACTTCGAGAACGCCGAAGGCAATCTGGGCCTGGCCAATGCGCTGCTCAAGCACCTGTCGGAAAAGCTGCCCATCAGCCGCTGGCAGCGCGACCTGACCGATTCCACGGTGCTGCGCAACATCGGCGTCGCGCTGGGCTATGCCACGCTCGCCTACACCTCGCTGATGACCGGCCTGAACAAGCTCGAACTCAACGAGGAACGCCTGGCCGAAGACCTCGACAACGCGTGGGAAGTGCTGGCCGAGCCGATCCAGACCGTGATGCGTCGCTATGGCGTGCAGGGCGCGTACGAAAAGCTCAAGGAAGTCACGCGCGGCAAGACCGTGCAGGCCGAAGACCTGCACCGCCTGATCAACGGCCTGGAAATTCCCCAGGCCGACAAGGACCGCCTGCTGGCCATGACGCCTGGCTCCTACGTCGGCAAGGCTGCCGAATTGGCCCGCCGGGTCTAA
- a CDS encoding YaeQ family protein, translated as MALKSTIFKANLQIADIDHGYYADHALTLARHPSETDDRMMVRLVALALNAHQLNDLCNGDATLGFGAGLSDPDDPDVSLTDFTGRKRLWIEVGQPEDKPIAKACSKSDQVLLYPFAHSADVWWRGIESKFSRLPKLEVWRLPSEAAPELAQLAERSMQLQATIQEGAITLSSKLGSVTVEPVRWK; from the coding sequence ATGGCCCTCAAATCCACCATCTTCAAGGCAAACCTGCAGATTGCCGACATCGACCATGGCTACTACGCCGACCATGCGCTGACGCTGGCACGCCATCCGAGCGAGACCGACGACCGCATGATGGTGCGCCTGGTGGCGCTGGCGCTCAATGCCCACCAGCTCAACGACCTGTGCAATGGCGACGCCACGCTGGGGTTCGGCGCGGGCTTGTCCGATCCCGATGATCCGGACGTCTCGCTGACCGACTTCACGGGGCGCAAGCGCCTGTGGATCGAGGTCGGCCAGCCCGAAGACAAGCCCATTGCCAAGGCCTGCAGCAAGTCGGACCAGGTGCTGCTCTATCCGTTCGCGCATTCGGCCGACGTCTGGTGGCGCGGCATTGAAAGCAAGTTCAGCCGCCTGCCCAAGCTCGAAGTCTGGCGCCTGCCGTCCGAGGCGGCCCCTGAACTGGCCCAGCTGGCCGAGCGCAGCATGCAGCTGCAGGCCACCATCCAGGAAGGCGCGATCACGCTCAGCAGCAAGCTCGGCAGCGTGACGGTCGAGCCGGTCCGCTGGAAATAA
- a CDS encoding DUF3717 domain-containing protein, which produces MAGIHITDIEAAINYWRRRKPSPDGVLLAPEARALADVYALMIYRHASEVAADDVPSHAQAAWLAWYDTTPDTPCIAICSTSQGDNLCKGCGRTFEEVQLWPGFDPVEKRAVWRRITVEDTAWRFNRYAERAAENKSGTGR; this is translated from the coding sequence ATGGCAGGAATCCACATCACCGACATCGAGGCCGCCATCAACTACTGGCGCCGCAGAAAACCCTCGCCCGACGGCGTGCTGCTCGCACCCGAGGCTCGGGCGCTGGCCGATGTCTATGCGCTGATGATCTACCGCCACGCCAGCGAAGTGGCGGCGGACGACGTGCCCTCACATGCCCAGGCCGCGTGGCTGGCGTGGTACGACACCACGCCCGACACGCCCTGCATCGCGATCTGCTCGACCAGCCAGGGCGACAACCTGTGCAAGGGCTGTGGGCGTACTTTCGAGGAGGTGCAGCTGTGGCCGGGGTTCGACCCGGTGGAAAAACGCGCGGTCTGGCGGCGCATCACTGTCGAGGACACAGCCTGGCGCTTCAACCGCTATGCCGAGCGCGCGGCCGAAAACAAGTCCGGAACGGGGCGCTGA
- a CDS encoding TerC family protein: MDLDFLTHTPFWIALGQIIIIDILLGGDNAVVIALACRKLPPEQRRKGIIWGTAGAIILRVILIAFAMTLLALPFLKFVGALLLVWIGVKLIAPEEDAHDGIQGSDKLLAAIKTIIVADLVMSVDNVIAIAGAAQSSGDHQMLLVTLGLLISIPIIVWGSQLVIKLMDRFPLIIVAGGMLLGWIAGGMLVSDPVFANTEKWLWMPKLEQTTALKYGAQIAGALLVLVIGKFVASRRPKVTHGSGHA, encoded by the coding sequence ATGGATTTAGACTTCCTCACGCATACGCCGTTCTGGATAGCCCTGGGACAGATCATCATCATCGACATCCTGCTCGGCGGTGACAACGCGGTGGTGATCGCACTGGCCTGCCGCAAGCTGCCGCCCGAACAGCGCCGCAAGGGCATCATCTGGGGTACCGCGGGTGCCATCATCCTGCGCGTGATCCTGATCGCGTTTGCAATGACGCTGCTGGCCCTGCCGTTCCTGAAGTTCGTCGGCGCGCTGCTGCTGGTCTGGATCGGTGTCAAGCTGATCGCTCCCGAAGAAGACGCACATGACGGCATCCAGGGCAGCGACAAGCTGCTGGCCGCCATCAAGACCATCATCGTTGCCGACCTGGTGATGAGCGTGGACAACGTGATTGCCATTGCCGGCGCCGCGCAAAGCTCGGGCGACCACCAGATGCTGCTGGTCACGCTGGGCCTGCTGATCTCGATCCCGATCATCGTCTGGGGCTCGCAGCTGGTCATCAAGCTGATGGACCGCTTCCCGCTGATCATCGTTGCCGGCGGCATGCTGCTGGGCTGGATCGCGGGCGGCATGCTGGTGTCCGATCCGGTCTTCGCCAACACCGAGAAGTGGCTCTGGATGCCCAAGCTGGAGCAGACCACCGCGCTGAAGTACGGCGCCCAGATCGCCGGCGCGCTGCTGGTGCTGGTCATCGGAAAGTTCGTCGCCTCGCGCCGTCCCAAGGTGACCCACGGTTCGGGCCACGCCTGA
- a CDS encoding phage holin family protein, giving the protein MKLLLQWFLYAVALLAVAAIYPGVTIHGFGSALIAALVIGLLNAVLRPVLVVLTLPVTLLTLGLFLFVVNALMFWIAANVLADIQVSGFGAAFLGSLIYSALGLVIDSALRRLFP; this is encoded by the coding sequence ATGAAACTCCTGCTCCAATGGTTCCTCTATGCCGTCGCGCTGCTGGCTGTTGCGGCCATCTACCCGGGCGTGACCATCCATGGCTTTGGTTCGGCGCTGATCGCGGCGCTGGTCATCGGCCTGCTCAACGCCGTCTTGCGGCCCGTGCTGGTGGTGCTCACGCTGCCCGTGACGCTGCTCACGCTCGGCCTGTTTCTGTTTGTCGTCAACGCGCTGATGTTCTGGATCGCGGCCAACGTGCTGGCAGATATCCAGGTCAGCGGCTTTGGCGCCGCCTTCCTGGGCTCGCTGATCTATTCGGCGCTGGGCCTGGTCATCGATTCAGCGCTGCGCCGCCTGTTCCCGTAA